One region of Paenibacillus antri genomic DNA includes:
- a CDS encoding YIP1 family protein: MAFFQVLVSPTAAFERLRERGGWIVALLLVSALSVATTYLQWPLIEKEMLAQFEAQQQPLGAAEMDMVLQISRVTAWVTGAVMPAALMFFVGLLLFLLNMIVRGEGTYMQLSKVSLYSMIPGLLGGLLTTALAMAFDADSITDVMLNGGVLFSEKTGFLFTLVSSVLDPFGLWSLVLTVVGAAVMMRKSPKSVAFWIVGAWLLVRLGTSLFALIPAAPAA; the protein is encoded by the coding sequence ATGGCATTTTTCCAAGTATTAGTCTCCCCGACGGCGGCATTCGAGCGGCTTCGGGAACGGGGGGGCTGGATCGTCGCGCTTCTGCTCGTGTCCGCATTGTCCGTCGCGACGACGTATTTGCAATGGCCCTTGATCGAGAAGGAGATGCTGGCTCAGTTCGAAGCGCAGCAGCAACCGCTCGGGGCGGCCGAGATGGACATGGTTCTCCAAATTTCCCGCGTGACGGCCTGGGTCACCGGAGCGGTCATGCCGGCCGCGCTCATGTTTTTCGTCGGTCTTCTGCTCTTCTTGCTGAACATGATCGTTCGCGGCGAAGGAACGTACATGCAATTATCCAAGGTTTCCTTGTATTCGATGATCCCCGGCCTGCTCGGCGGGCTGTTGACGACGGCGCTGGCGATGGCGTTCGACGCCGATTCGATCACCGACGTCATGCTCAACGGCGGGGTTCTCTTCTCGGAGAAAACGGGTTTCCTCTTCACGCTCGTCTCGTCCGTGCTGGATCCGTTCGGCCTGTGGAGCCTCGTGCTGACGGTCGTCGGGGCCGCGGTCATGATGCGGAAGTCCCCGAAGTCGGTCGCGTTCTGGATCGTCGGCGCTTGGCTTCTCGTTCGTCTCGGCACGTCGCTCTTCGCGCTTATTCCGGCCGCGCCGGCGGCGTAA
- a CDS encoding efflux RND transporter periplasmic adaptor subunit, which translates to MRKKWLWLLALVLVVGGLATVNVMRLGSSLTVELATAETGVVAESVFANGRFYPASERTVYADRAGRVAEVHAKPGDAVKAGDPLMTYDAEEWRRQLESERNQLAIAALTREQERKRSFEAVRGQTDAAEAEKTLAAEESAERLYALQTASTEASIEALERNIERSVVLAEADGVVASASVQPGAYVSPGAEAFRLADVSQLLVKAALNELDAGKVRTGMKAIVSGDAFETTFEGELTYVSPVARPAGVDGLDYEVEIEVSLPRGEVPPEVAKPGFAATLEFALAGEERVLVPIDAVRYSGQDAYVFGVTDGAAVRLPVTVGKDDGERIEVLSGLSAGDAYVYPVPEGLTEGDAVKTGADE; encoded by the coding sequence ATGCGGAAGAAATGGCTATGGCTGCTTGCCCTCGTTCTCGTCGTCGGCGGTCTCGCGACCGTGAACGTCATGAGGCTCGGATCGAGCCTGACGGTGGAGCTGGCGACGGCGGAGACGGGCGTCGTCGCGGAGTCGGTGTTCGCGAACGGGCGCTTCTATCCGGCGTCGGAACGAACGGTGTACGCGGATCGGGCGGGACGCGTCGCGGAGGTGCACGCGAAGCCGGGCGACGCGGTGAAAGCGGGCGATCCGCTCATGACGTACGACGCCGAGGAATGGCGAAGACAGCTCGAGTCGGAACGCAATCAGCTGGCGATCGCGGCGTTGACGCGGGAGCAAGAGCGCAAGCGCAGCTTCGAAGCGGTGCGCGGGCAGACCGACGCCGCGGAAGCGGAGAAGACGCTCGCCGCCGAGGAGAGCGCGGAGCGGCTGTACGCGCTGCAGACGGCGTCGACGGAAGCGAGCATCGAAGCGTTGGAGCGCAATATCGAGCGGTCCGTCGTCCTCGCGGAGGCGGACGGCGTCGTGGCGAGCGCCTCGGTGCAGCCGGGCGCTTACGTGTCCCCGGGCGCGGAAGCGTTCCGGCTCGCCGACGTGTCGCAGCTGCTCGTGAAAGCGGCGCTGAACGAGCTGGACGCCGGCAAGGTGCGGACGGGGATGAAGGCGATCGTCTCCGGCGACGCGTTCGAGACGACGTTCGAAGGCGAGCTGACGTACGTGTCCCCGGTCGCTAGGCCGGCGGGCGTCGACGGTCTCGATTACGAGGTCGAGATCGAGGTGTCGCTGCCGCGCGGCGAAGTGCCGCCGGAGGTGGCGAAGCCCGGCTTCGCGGCGACGCTCGAATTCGCGCTCGCGGGGGAGGAGCGGGTGCTCGTCCCGATCGACGCGGTGCGCTACTCCGGGCAGGACGCTTACGTGTTCGGCGTAACGGACGGGGCAGCCGTGCGGCTGCCGGTGACGGTCGGCAAGGACGACGGCGAACGCATCGAGGTGTTGAGCGGCCTCTCGGCGGGCGACGCTTACGTGTATCCCGTGCCGGAAGGGTTAACCGAAGGGGACGCCGTGAAGACGGGGGCCGACGAATGA
- a CDS encoding ABC transporter ATP-binding protein: protein MIRLEGVSKTYRNGAVEVQALKPLDLTIEKGEYVAIMGPSGSGKSTLMNILGCLDTPSSGTYTLDGERVETLDEERLAQVRNKKIGFVFQNFHLLPRQSILRNVELPCVYGGVPRSQRTERAKELLGKVGLGERVHHRPNELSGGQRQRAAIARALAMEPSVLLADEPTGNLDAKSSEDIMRLFGQLHAEGATVILVTHEADIAAHAKRVLRFGDGDIVSDTRTVSEP, encoded by the coding sequence ATGATCCGGCTCGAAGGCGTCTCGAAGACGTATCGGAACGGGGCCGTCGAGGTGCAAGCCTTGAAGCCGCTCGATCTTACGATCGAGAAAGGCGAATACGTGGCGATCATGGGACCTTCCGGCTCGGGCAAGTCGACGCTGATGAACATTCTAGGCTGTCTCGATACGCCGTCGAGCGGGACGTATACGCTCGACGGCGAACGGGTGGAGACGCTCGACGAAGAACGGCTCGCGCAGGTCCGCAACAAGAAAATCGGCTTCGTGTTCCAGAACTTCCATCTGCTTCCGCGGCAGAGCATTTTGCGCAACGTAGAGCTGCCTTGCGTATACGGCGGCGTGCCGCGTTCGCAGCGGACGGAGCGAGCCAAGGAGCTTCTTGGGAAAGTCGGCCTCGGCGAACGCGTCCATCACCGGCCGAACGAGCTGTCGGGCGGGCAGCGCCAGCGCGCGGCGATCGCGCGGGCGCTCGCGATGGAGCCGTCCGTGCTGCTGGCCGACGAGCCGACGGGGAACCTCGACGCGAAGTCGTCCGAGGACATCATGCGGCTGTTCGGGCAGCTGCACGCGGAAGGGGCGACCGTCATCTTGGTCACCCACGAAGCGGACATCGCCGCGCACGCGAAGCGGGTGCTCCGGTTCGGCGACGGCGACATCGTCTCCGATACGAGGACGGTGAGCGAGCCGTGA
- a CDS encoding ABC transporter permease — MTIFENLAIALDNLRGNKMRSFLTIIGIVVGIAAVVTVVSIGQAGQSSIVSDIAKYGEGYFVVLPGGEGGGTDADLLITSSDLDAVRKLEGIAAAAGTTSARLTTTIRSTEYRLDVTGTPAEYAKLAGLDYAAGGYFTAAEERSRQRVLVVADKFATEAFGGAQAAMNQRLKFGGRVYRIIGVYETEESLLSGLGGTVYGAYAPSGSLPGASGSVRYGYVELLANTGNTEELRAIVADVKELLAKRHNASPTDYLSQTGEEAQQQVSQVFSILQIIIGSIAGISLFVGGIGVMNIMLVSVTERTREIGIRKAIGATPGLIMAQFMIEAVILTLLGGLLGAGIGLLASWAFSVATQWPFLVSWWALLLAVGFSTVVGIFFGLYPASKAARMQPIESLRYE; from the coding sequence GTGACGATTTTCGAAAATTTGGCGATCGCGCTGGACAATTTGCGAGGCAACAAAATGCGATCGTTCCTGACGATCATCGGCATCGTCGTCGGCATCGCCGCCGTCGTGACGGTCGTATCGATCGGTCAGGCGGGCCAGTCGTCGATCGTCTCCGACATCGCGAAATACGGCGAAGGCTACTTCGTCGTGCTGCCGGGCGGCGAAGGGGGAGGGACGGATGCGGATTTGTTGATCACCTCGTCCGATCTGGACGCCGTCCGCAAGCTCGAGGGCATCGCCGCCGCCGCGGGCACGACGTCCGCCCGCCTGACGACGACGATCCGCTCGACGGAATATCGGCTGGACGTGACGGGGACGCCGGCGGAGTACGCGAAGCTGGCAGGGCTGGACTATGCGGCGGGCGGCTACTTCACCGCGGCGGAGGAACGGTCGCGGCAGCGGGTGCTCGTCGTCGCGGACAAGTTCGCGACGGAAGCGTTCGGCGGCGCTCAGGCCGCCATGAACCAACGATTGAAATTCGGCGGGCGAGTGTACAGAATCATCGGCGTGTACGAGACGGAGGAGTCGCTGCTGAGCGGGCTGGGAGGCACGGTATACGGCGCTTACGCGCCGTCCGGCTCCTTGCCCGGCGCCTCCGGCTCCGTTCGGTACGGGTACGTGGAGCTGCTCGCGAACACCGGAAATACGGAAGAGCTGCGAGCGATCGTCGCCGACGTGAAGGAGCTGCTCGCGAAGCGGCACAACGCTTCGCCGACCGACTATTTGTCCCAGACCGGCGAGGAAGCGCAGCAGCAGGTATCGCAGGTATTCTCGATCCTGCAGATCATTATCGGTTCGATCGCGGGCATCTCCTTGTTCGTCGGCGGCATCGGCGTCATGAACATCATGCTCGTCTCGGTCACCGAACGCACGAGGGAGATCGGCATCCGCAAGGCGATCGGCGCGACGCCGGGGCTCATCATGGCGCAGTTCATGATCGAGGCGGTCATCTTGACGCTATTGGGCGGCTTGCTCGGCGCCGGGATCGGGCTGCTCGCGTCGTGGGCGTTCTCGGTCGCGACGCAATGGCCGTTCCTCGTGTCATGGTGGGCGCTGCTGCTGGCCGTCGGCTTCTCGACCGTCGTCGGCATCTTCTTCGGCTTGTATCCGGCGAGTAAGGCGGCTCGCATGCAGCCGATCGAATCGTTGCGTTACGAATAG
- a CDS encoding class I SAM-dependent methyltransferase, whose amino-acid sequence MSDRGTNKNDWNASLYDRKLGFVSEYGADLIRLLRPQAGETVLDVGCGTGDLAKRITGSGAAVIGIDASPSMIDTARAKHPAIDFRVARAEAFALEQQVDAAFSNAALHWVTDARGAAACMFDAVKPGGRLVAEFGGKGNAGAIAEAISRALAERGVDAAPLDPWYFPTVGEYASVLESVGWDVEYAELFDRPTALDGPDGLHAWLSVFATPFFAPFSEADAADMKNDIAERLAPRLYDEERRVWTAPYRRIRVVARKPA is encoded by the coding sequence ATGAGCGATCGAGGAACCAACAAGAACGATTGGAACGCTTCCCTGTACGACAGAAAATTAGGCTTCGTCTCGGAATACGGTGCGGACTTGATTCGGCTGCTGCGGCCGCAAGCCGGCGAGACGGTGCTCGACGTCGGCTGCGGCACCGGCGATCTGGCGAAGCGCATCACAGGGTCTGGCGCGGCCGTCATCGGCATCGACGCGTCGCCCTCCATGATCGATACCGCGAGGGCGAAGCACCCCGCGATCGACTTCCGGGTCGCGCGGGCGGAGGCGTTCGCGCTGGAACAACAAGTAGACGCCGCGTTCTCGAACGCGGCGCTCCATTGGGTGACCGACGCGCGGGGCGCGGCGGCATGCATGTTCGACGCGGTGAAGCCCGGCGGCCGCCTCGTCGCCGAATTCGGCGGCAAGGGCAACGCCGGCGCGATCGCCGAGGCGATCAGCCGCGCGCTCGCGGAGCGAGGCGTCGACGCCGCTCCGCTCGACCCGTGGTATTTCCCGACGGTCGGCGAATACGCGTCCGTGCTCGAATCCGTCGGCTGGGACGTCGAATACGCCGAATTGTTCGATCGGCCGACCGCGCTCGACGGTCCGGACGGGCTGCACGCCTGGCTCTCCGTCTTCGCGACGCCGTTCTTCGCGCCCTTCTCCGAGGCGGACGCGGCCGACATGAAGAACGACATCGCCGAACGTCTGGCGCCCCGGCTGTATGACGAAGAACGACGCGTATGGACGGCCCCTTACCGTCGCATCCGCGTCGTCGCTCGCAAGCCGGCCTGA
- a CDS encoding DUF1835 domain-containing protein: MLHVTNGDAVAAKLKESGLPGDVLPWREMYSEGPIYVDPETPSNRAARAAELERRFGIPPRTYVDSCLAQEAALDRAAQRREEVALWFEHDLFDQAMLCRLLHRLSAAGFAAPGGRTKLSLLCIGAYPGIEPFRGLGQLTAAQLRGLAAERLPVDDAVLRAGAALWEAYASPDPMRLQQALREADGTALPFAQGAFAFHLSRFPSIANGLGRVERVALELVRGGVDAPVALFRAAGDRLIAFGMGDLQFWATLRTLSQGAVPLLRLEGDPPFPRFDEPPAADFLRCRLRLTAAGEDVLNGRADHVALNGVDQWLGGARLDGTSPRWRWDETNVELIQA; this comes from the coding sequence ATGCTTCATGTTACGAATGGTGACGCCGTCGCGGCCAAGCTGAAAGAGAGCGGGCTGCCGGGCGACGTCCTCCCCTGGCGAGAAATGTACTCGGAAGGTCCGATCTACGTCGATCCGGAGACCCCGTCGAACCGGGCCGCGCGCGCGGCGGAGCTGGAGCGCCGCTTCGGCATTCCGCCGCGGACGTACGTCGATAGCTGCCTAGCGCAGGAGGCGGCGCTCGATCGGGCCGCGCAGCGGCGCGAAGAGGTCGCGCTTTGGTTCGAGCACGACCTCTTCGACCAAGCGATGCTGTGCCGCCTGCTGCATCGGCTGTCCGCCGCCGGCTTCGCGGCGCCCGGCGGCCGGACGAAGCTGAGCCTGCTGTGCATCGGCGCCTACCCCGGCATCGAGCCGTTCCGCGGGCTCGGCCAACTGACCGCGGCGCAGCTGCGCGGGCTCGCGGCGGAGCGGCTGCCCGTGGACGACGCCGTCCTGCGCGCCGGCGCCGCCCTGTGGGAGGCCTACGCCTCCCCGGACCCGATGCGCCTGCAACAAGCGCTGCGCGAAGCCGACGGAACCGCGCTGCCGTTCGCTCAAGGCGCCTTCGCGTTCCACCTCTCGCGCTTTCCGTCCATCGCGAACGGGCTCGGCCGCGTCGAGCGGGTCGCGCTCGAGCTCGTCCGCGGCGGCGTCGACGCGCCCGTCGCACTGTTCCGCGCGGCGGGCGACCGCCTGATTGCGTTCGGCATGGGCGACTTGCAGTTCTGGGCGACGCTGCGGACGCTATCGCAAGGCGCCGTTCCGCTGCTGCGGCTCGAAGGCGACCCGCCGTTCCCCCGCTTCGACGAGCCTCCCGCCGCCGACTTCCTCCGCTGCCGGCTGAGGCTCACCGCCGCCGGCGAAGACGTCCTGAACGGGCGGGCGGACCATGTCGCGCTGAACGGCGTCGACCAGTGGCTCGGCGGCGCCCGCCTTGACGGAACGTCGCCGCGTTGGCGCTGGGACGAGACGAACGTCGAGTTGATCCAAGCTTAA
- a CDS encoding pyrimidine/purine nucleoside phosphorylase, which produces MTQFTNVTVEKKANVYFDGKVTSRTVLFADGTKKTLGIMLPGEYEFSTSQKEEMDFSAGKLEYKLQGQDWKSIDGEGAFIVPANEKFQLKVHTVADYCCTYFNE; this is translated from the coding sequence ATGACGCAATTTACGAACGTAACGGTGGAGAAGAAAGCGAACGTGTACTTCGACGGGAAGGTGACGAGCCGAACGGTGCTGTTCGCGGACGGCACGAAGAAGACGCTCGGGATCATGCTTCCGGGTGAATATGAGTTTTCAACCTCCCAGAAGGAAGAGATGGACTTCTCGGCCGGCAAGCTGGAGTACAAGCTGCAAGGGCAAGATTGGAAGTCGATCGACGGCGAAGGCGCGTTCATCGTACCGGCGAACGAGAAATTCCAGTTGAAGGTACATACGGTGGCCGACTACTGCTGCACTTATTTTAACGAATAA
- a CDS encoding anthranilate phosphoribosyltransferase has protein sequence MIEYLKEVGRGKRGARDLTFEEAAGAAKLILEGGATDAQIGAFLVAERIKMESTDEIAAFAEALRRGSLKHPMDGAIDCAGPYDGRTKSFYATLPTSFVLAACGVPSTLHGSRSLPPKWGVTLPDVVAEWGVDVETPEGLDRLLRAADASGFLFVPAELGCPKLARVRDIRTQLGLRTVFNSAEKLVRYSDAPYLVFGVFHGTVFDKMAQLVSSLGYRRAIIVQGIEGSEDLPVHKRSRLFLVKDGVSELMIVDPEVYQLQGEADDDTEWTAERQAATCLAVLQGAAALPHTDMTILNAGVRLWLTGAAGTIEEGLDLARVTLSSGQAYKKFLQWKEIVLP, from the coding sequence ATGATCGAATACTTAAAGGAAGTCGGCAGAGGCAAACGCGGCGCTAGAGATCTTACGTTTGAAGAAGCGGCCGGCGCCGCGAAGCTCATTCTCGAAGGAGGAGCGACCGACGCCCAGATCGGCGCCTTCCTCGTCGCCGAGCGCATCAAGATGGAAAGCACCGACGAAATCGCGGCGTTCGCGGAAGCGCTGCGGCGCGGCAGCCTGAAGCATCCGATGGACGGCGCCATCGACTGCGCGGGTCCGTACGACGGTCGGACGAAGTCGTTCTATGCGACGCTGCCGACGTCGTTCGTCCTCGCCGCCTGCGGCGTTCCGTCGACGCTGCACGGCTCGCGCTCGCTGCCGCCCAAGTGGGGCGTGACGCTGCCGGACGTCGTCGCCGAGTGGGGCGTGGACGTCGAGACGCCGGAAGGGCTCGATCGGCTCCTCCGCGCGGCGGACGCGAGCGGCTTCCTGTTCGTGCCGGCGGAGCTCGGCTGCCCGAAGCTGGCGCGCGTACGCGACATTCGGACGCAGCTGGGTCTGCGCACCGTGTTCAACAGCGCGGAGAAGCTCGTCCGCTACTCCGACGCGCCTTATCTCGTCTTCGGCGTCTTCCACGGCACCGTGTTCGACAAGATGGCGCAGCTCGTCTCGAGCCTCGGCTACCGCCGCGCCATCATCGTGCAGGGCATCGAAGGCTCCGAGGACTTGCCTGTGCACAAGCGCTCCCGCCTGTTCCTCGTGAAGGACGGCGTCTCCGAGCTGATGATCGTCGACCCGGAGGTGTATCAGCTGCAGGGCGAAGCCGACGACGATACGGAGTGGACCGCGGAACGCCAAGCGGCTACCTGCCTCGCCGTACTTCAAGGCGCTGCGGCGCTGCCGCACACCGATATGACGATTCTGAACGCCGGCGTCCGTCTGTGGTTGACCGGCGCGGCCGGCACGATCGAAGAAGGACTCGACCTCGCCCGAGTCACCTTGTCCTCCGGGCAAGCGTACAAGAAATTCTTGCAGTGGAAAGAAATCGTCCTTCCTTAA
- a CDS encoding ANTAR domain-containing response regulator: MLQSFLIVRDRPAAKSPPAPVLGFPFGFDDEEPAYAEGARFDSPTALLDAAGLRAQESILPEPSPDLDVNNIDAILFCTSYSRLLAWTRALEARTGPPLLWWCDNEPVVHNCVLADSVDGILYPGMTTAELHWTLLLSSKHYLSRTQWKQEREQLIAKLEDRKWIDRAKSILSEVKSITEAEAYEFLRKQAMNERRRLVDVAVSIVKVYSLLREQNPRGRSR, encoded by the coding sequence ATGCTGCAATCGTTCCTCATCGTACGCGACCGCCCCGCGGCGAAATCGCCTCCCGCGCCGGTTCTCGGCTTCCCGTTCGGCTTCGACGACGAAGAGCCCGCCTACGCGGAAGGCGCCCGCTTCGACTCGCCGACCGCGCTGCTCGACGCCGCGGGGCTCCGCGCGCAGGAATCGATTCTTCCGGAGCCGTCGCCCGACCTCGATGTCAACAATATTGACGCCATTTTGTTTTGCACGTCGTACTCGCGCCTGCTCGCATGGACGCGGGCGTTGGAAGCCCGCACCGGTCCTCCGCTGCTCTGGTGGTGCGACAACGAACCGGTCGTGCACAACTGCGTCTTGGCCGATTCCGTGGACGGCATCCTGTACCCCGGCATGACGACGGCGGAGCTGCATTGGACGCTGCTGCTGTCCTCCAAGCATTACTTGTCGCGGACGCAGTGGAAGCAGGAACGCGAGCAGCTGATCGCCAAGCTCGAGGACCGGAAGTGGATCGACCGGGCGAAGTCGATCTTGAGCGAGGTGAAGTCCATCACCGAGGCGGAGGCGTACGAATTCCTTCGCAAGCAAGCGATGAACGAGCGGCGGCGCCTGGTCGATGTTGCCGTCTCGATCGTGAAAGTATATTCTTTACTCCGAGAGCAAAATCCGAGGGGGCGTTCGCGATGA
- a CDS encoding MFS transporter translates to MEAKGFMKAGHKPSLFSAFLYFDVSFMIWVLLGPLAVIIASDFEMDAAQKANLVALPVLGGSILRLVLGWMTDFIGPKRTSQIGMILTMIPLVWGWLFASTLGELYIVALLLGVAGASFAAALPLASRWYPPQYQGLAMGIAGAGNSGTVFTTLFANRIAQHYGDWHVVFGFALIPIAIAFLLFTILAKDSPNQPAPKKLADYASVLKLKDTWVFCVLYSVTFGGFVGMTSYLTIFYNTQYGLDAVRAADFTTILVIAGSFFRPVGGWLADKLGGIRMLLVLYGIVALMMAGISTLPAIGLTTAMLFVAMMALGMGNGSVFQLVPQRFAKEIGVITGIVGAAGGLGGFFLPKILGNLKLATGSFTPGFLTLSAIALLCIVVVAVAQVGWKRTWIGEGGRAAGSASDGMTVKA, encoded by the coding sequence ATGGAAGCGAAAGGGTTTATGAAAGCAGGACATAAGCCATCCTTGTTCAGCGCGTTCTTATACTTCGATGTCAGCTTTATGATTTGGGTATTGCTCGGACCGCTCGCCGTCATCATCGCTTCGGATTTCGAGATGGACGCCGCGCAAAAGGCGAATTTGGTCGCGCTGCCGGTGCTCGGCGGTTCCATTCTGCGTCTCGTGCTCGGCTGGATGACCGACTTCATCGGTCCGAAGCGGACGTCGCAGATCGGCATGATTCTGACGATGATTCCGCTCGTCTGGGGTTGGCTGTTCGCGTCTACGCTCGGCGAGCTGTACATCGTGGCGCTGCTGCTCGGCGTCGCCGGCGCCAGCTTCGCGGCGGCGCTGCCGCTCGCAAGCCGTTGGTATCCGCCGCAATATCAAGGGCTCGCGATGGGTATCGCGGGCGCCGGCAACAGCGGCACCGTCTTTACGACGCTGTTCGCGAACCGGATCGCGCAGCATTACGGAGACTGGCACGTCGTGTTCGGCTTCGCGCTCATTCCGATCGCGATCGCCTTCCTCCTGTTCACGATCCTCGCGAAGGACAGTCCGAACCAGCCGGCGCCGAAAAAGCTCGCGGACTACGCGTCGGTCCTCAAGCTGAAAGACACTTGGGTGTTCTGCGTCTTGTACAGCGTCACGTTCGGCGGGTTCGTCGGGATGACGAGTTACTTGACCATTTTCTATAACACGCAATACGGACTCGACGCGGTTCGAGCGGCCGATTTCACGACGATTCTCGTCATCGCCGGCAGCTTCTTCCGACCGGTGGGCGGCTGGCTCGCCGATAAGCTCGGAGGCATCCGCATGCTGCTCGTCTTGTACGGCATCGTCGCGCTGATGATGGCCGGCATCTCGACGCTGCCGGCGATCGGGCTCACGACCGCGATGCTGTTCGTCGCCATGATGGCGCTCGGCATGGGCAACGGCTCGGTGTTCCAACTCGTGCCGCAGCGCTTCGCCAAGGAAATCGGCGTCATCACGGGCATCGTCGGCGCCGCCGGCGGACTCGGGGGGTTCTTCCTGCCGAAAATTCTCGGCAACTTAAAGCTTGCGACCGGCTCCTTCACGCCGGGCTTCCTGACGCTGAGCGCCATCGCGCTCTTATGCATCGTGGTCGTCGCCGTCGCTCAGGTCGGATGGAAGCGGACGTGGATCGGCGAAGGCGGCCGTGCCGCCGGGAGCGCATCCGACGGCATGACGGTTAAAGCGTAA